A genomic stretch from Anoplolepis gracilipes chromosome 16, ASM4749672v1, whole genome shotgun sequence includes:
- the LOC140674792 gene encoding uncharacterized protein, whose amino-acid sequence MGPTQTERRVEQRARNLALPPQSASRILGEAKARLKDRKKRKKTIYIAGHNIRTLRLAEHLTTLENELEKIKWDVIGLCETRQAGEAVTILKSGYLLFQKNSDVNEHIGDVALMVNKKIKYLIIKTRAVSESASTDEEYDQFLEDLTTAKNAERTKYSIVTGDFNSKIGKKTITDPSYIGAFGLGERNHRGQTLTDFLSKEKIFCMNTFFEKHK is encoded by the exons ATGGGACCCACCCAGACAGAAAG GCGAGTAGAGCAGAGAGCTCGAAATCTCGCACTGCCACCGCAGTCAGCCTCAAGGATTCTGGGGGAGGCAAAAGCTCGACTCAAGGATaggaaaaaacgaaaaaaaacaatatacatcGCGGGCCACAACATTCGCACTTTGAGACTCGCAGAACACCTCACCACCCTGGAAAATGAATTGGAGAAGATCAAATGGGACGTCATAGGCCTTTGTGAAACGAGACAGGCCGGTGAGGCAGTCACCATCCTGAAATCCGGATACCTCCTATTCCAGAAAAACTCGGATGTAAACGAACACATCGGCGATGTGGCCTTGATGGTCAATAAGAAAATCAAATACTTGATCATCAAAACCAGGGCCGTCTCGGAAAGTG CCTCAACGGACGAAGAGTATGATCAGTTTCTCGAAGACCTAACAACAGCAAAGAATGCCGAAAGAACCAAATACTCGATAGTGACTGGAGACTTCAACTCGAAGATCGGGAAGAAGACCATCACAGATCCTTCGTACATCGGCGCCTTTGGCTTGGGTGAGCGCAACCACCGAGGACAGACCTTGACGGACTTCCTCagtaaagaaaagattttctgCATGAACACCTTTTTCGAAAAACACAAATAG